One Agelaius phoeniceus isolate bAgePho1 chromosome 7, bAgePho1.hap1, whole genome shotgun sequence DNA segment encodes these proteins:
- the LOC129122589 gene encoding TGF-beta receptor type-2-like, whose translation MGHWRRPGLLSLLLLSLSCGAGARRSLKTNLCKWCDSTAPACQEKVCYSNCNLNSYCEDPHEICVAIWRQDNESIRISTLCHNPQRPIENLMVPNYNTSRCVMSHQPSEDSIIYICGCVDEQECNDRLIFENHTNGYSMLQSKEVIPVAAISLLPPLLVAVMITVIFYFCRTQKRRKRAKAWGGKQGQPPVLPEQGKASEREEKLSVLMDESPASTSPGSRPAELLPIELDEMVGKGQFAEVWRAKLSHSRSGHYETVAVKIFPCEEYSSWKNESQIFTDTSLRHDSVLQFLTAEDRGTGPRREYWLITAYHSRGNLKDYLSHHVLSWMDLQKMAGSLVSGVAHLHSDYTACGRPKIPIAHRDIKSTNVLVKSEQECVLCDFGIAIRLDPSLTVDDFANSGQVGTARYMAPEVLESRVNLEDLESFKQMDVYSMALVLWEMASRCEVVGEVKNYELPFGSKVQEQPCVDTMRDIVLHGRGRPEIPSSWLVHQGMRFLCDTITECWDHDPEARLTAHCVAERFNLMAQMDCDDILNNNTDNEASKTPSPGGELQDSDGSRNIQ comes from the exons ATGGGGCACTGGAGGAGACCGGGTCTGCTTTCCTTACTGCTGCTCTCCTTGT CCTGCGGTGCCGGCGCCCGCCGCAGCCTCAAGACCAACCTGTGCAAGTGGTGCGACTCCACGGCCCCAGCCTGCCAGGAGAAGGTGTGCTACAGCAACTGCAACCTCAACTCCTACTGCGAGGACCCCCACGAGATCTGCGTGGCGATATG GAGACAGGACAATGAGAGCATCAGGATCAGCACGCTGTGCCACAACCCCCAGCGCCCCATCGAGAACCTCATGGTGCCCAACTACAACACCTCGCGCTGCGTCATGAGCCACCAGCCCAGCGAGGACAGCATCATCTACATCTGTGGCTGTGTGGATGAGCAGGAGTGCAATGACAGACTCATCTTTGAAAACCACACCAATG GCTACTCCATGCTGCAGAGCAAAGAGGTGATCCCAGTGGCTGCCATCAGCCTCCTGCCCCCGCTGCTGGTGGCGGTGATGATCACGGTGATATTTTACTTCTGCCGCACGCAGAAGCGCCGCAAGAGAGCCAAGGCGTGGGGTGGGAAACAGGGCCAGCCCCCGGTGCTGCCGGAGCAGGGGAAGGCAAGCGAGCGGGAGGAGAAGCTGTCAGTGCTGATGGACGAGAGCccagccagcaccagccccGGCAGCCGCCCCGCGGAGCTGCTCCCCATCGAGCTGGACGAGATGGTGGGCAAAGGGCAGTTCGCAGAGGTGTGGAGGGCCAAGCTGAGCCACAGCCGCTCGGGGCACTACGAGACCGTGGCCGTGAAGATCTTCCCCTGCGAGGAGTATTCCTCCTGGAAGAACGAGAGCCAGATCTTCACCGACACCAGCCTCAGGCACGACAGCGTCCTGCAGTTCCTCACGGCCGAGGACCGGGGCACGGGGCCCCGCCGGGAGTACTGGCTCATCACCGCCTACCACAGCCGGGGCAACCTCAAGGACTACCTGTCGCACCACGTTCTGAGCTGGATGGACCTGCAGAAGATGGCCGGGTCCCTGGTGAGCGGGGTGGCCCACCTGCACAGCGACTACACCGCCTGCGgccgccccaaaatccccatcgCGCACCGCGACATCAAGAGCACCAACGTGCTGGTGAAGAGCGAGCAGGAGTGCGTGCTCTGCGACTTCGGCATCGCCATCCGCCTCGACCCCTCCCTCACTGTGGATGACTTTGCCAACAGCGGGCAG GTGGGCACCGCCAGGTACATGgccccagaggtgctggagtCCAGAGTGAACCTGGAAGACCTGGAGTCTTTCAAGCAGATGGATGTCTACTCCATGGCCCTTGTTTtgtgggaaatggcctccagaTGTGAAGTGGTAGGAG AGGTGAAGAATTATGAGCTGCCCTTTGGGTCAAAAGTCCAGGAGCAGCCTTGTGTGGACACCATGAGGGACATCGTGCTGCACGGCAGAGGCCGGCCCGAGATCCCAAGCAGCTGGCTGGTGCACCAG GGAATGCGCTTCCTGTGCGACACCATCACGGAGTGCTGGGACCACGACCCCGAGGCCCGGCTCACCGCCCACTGCGTGGCTGAGCGCTTCAACCTGATGGCACAGATGGATTGTGATGACATCCTCAACAACAACACGGACAACGAGGCCAGCAAAACACCTTCTCCAGGTGGGGAGCTCCAGGACAGCGATGGGAGCAGAAACATTCAGTGA